The Thunnus maccoyii chromosome 9, fThuMac1.1, whole genome shotgun sequence genome includes a region encoding these proteins:
- the usp30 gene encoding ubiquitin carboxyl-terminal hydrolase 30 isoform X1, translated as MLWCRPESSDKLVGEFLGTGPVVRNKMIKNWGVIGGIAAAIAAGVYVLWGPITERKKRKRGMVPGLLNLGNTCFLNSLLQGLAACPSFIRWLEKFSGSPPIQSCKDNQLSNTLLQLLKALSSDEPGEDDVLDAGCLLDVLRLYRWHISSFEEQDAHELFHVLTSSLEEERDRQPKVTHLFDMQSLESLPDQDEKTMTCRSRAPLHPIPSPWKFQHPFHGRLTSNMSCKRCEQQSPVRYDSFESLSLSIPLPQWGRPISLDQCLQHFISSETIKEVECENCTKLHQGTTANGQVLESQRTTFVKQLKLGKLPQCLCIHLQRLTWSSEGTPIKRQEHVQFTEYLSMDRYKHNASTQRSQRIKCAPKPLKAEKSDDAMEKHTANGTDSEHHNNNKPFSNGSCSSVFLRSPGLNPQLGLTYDSSAEYLFQLTAVLVHHGDMHSGHFVTYRRSPPSPRSSSPISSQWLWVSDDSVRKASLHEVLSSNAYMLFYERVRRLNLTLRSEE; from the exons ATGTTGTGGTGCAGACCAGAGAGCTCTGATAAGCTTGTTGGGGAGTTTCTTGGCACTGGACCCGTAGTCag GAACAAGATGATAAAAAACTGGGGTGTCATTGGTGGGATAGCTGCTGCCATTGCAGCAGGAGTATATGTTTTGTGGGGCCCgattacagaaagaaagaagagaaaaagag GTATGGTTCCTGGTCTGTTGAACCTGGGCAACACCTGCTTCCTGAACTCTTTGCTTCAGGGCTTGGCAGCATGTCCGTCCTTCATCAGGTGGCTGGAGAAGTTTTCAGGTTCACCTCCGATCCAGTCATGTAAAGACAACCAGCTGTCCAACACACTGCTTCAGCTTCTCAAAG CTCTGTCCAGTGATGAGCCGGGGGAGGATGATGTACTGGATGCTGGATGCCTGCTAGATGTTCTCAGACTCTACCGGTGGCACATCAGTTCGTTTGAAGAGCAG GATGCCCATGAACTTTTTCATGTCCTTACATCCTCTctagaggaagagagggatCGACAACCCAAAGTCACACACCTGTTTGACATGCAGTCGCTCGAG AGTCTACCTGATCAAGATGAGAAAACTATGACTTGCAGAAGTCGAG CTCCTCTTCATCCAATACCGAGTCCATGGAAGTTTCAGCATCCTTTTCACGGTCGTTTAACGAGCAACATGTCATGCAAGCGCTGTGAGCAACAA AGTCCAGTACGGTATGATTCCTTTGAGAGCCTTTCACTGTCCATCCCTTTACCTCAGTGG GGTCGACCAATTTCTCTAGATCAGTGTCTACAACATTTCATCTCCTCAGAAACCATCAAAGAAGTGGAGTGTGAAAACTGCACTAAg CTTCATCAAGGGACCACAGCCAATGGGCAGGTTCTGGAAAGCCAGAGGACAACATTTGTTAAACAGCTTAAACTGGGAAAG CTCCCCCAGTGTCTCTGCATCCATTTACAAAGACTGACATGGTCCAGTGAAGGAACCCCCATCAAAAGACAGGAGCATGTGCAGTTTACAGAGTATCTATCAATGGACCGTTACAAACACAACGCTTCCACCCAGAGGAGTCAACGGATCAAATGTGCTCCAAAGCCCCTAAAAGCAGAAAAATCAGACGACGCCATGGAAAAGCACACTGCTAATGGCACCG attcagaacatcataacaacaacaagccTTTTTCCAATGGGAGCTgttcatctgtctttctccgCTCCCCTGGTCTGAACCCACAGCTCGGCCTCACATATGACAG CTCCGCAGAGTACCTTTTCCAGCTCACGGCTGTGCTGGTTCACCATGGTGACATGCACTCAGGACATTTCGTAACATACCGACGCAGCCCTCCCTCACCTCGCAGTTCTTCACCCATCAGCTCCCAGTGGCTTTGGGTGTCTGACGATTCGGTACGCAAAGCTAGCCTGCACGAGGTGCTGTCTTCCAACGCTTACATGCTCTTCTACGAAAGAGTCCGAAGACTGAACCTCACTCTGCGGTCAGAGGAGTAA
- the alkbh2 gene encoding DNA oxidative demethylase ALKBH2, giving the protein METFVNKRSCTDDAPTRSPRKKIKLKRDERMKQEEDAEEDEDAVSAEFSNPVPWQKIEAEGLDCDYALLFSKKEADCLFKLLEEEVVYATGEEAKVQVFGKVYNIPRKQASYGDEGLNYTYSGVTRLACPWTPTLEYIRDAVIKTTGQTFNFVLINRYKDGQDHMGEHRDDEKELDPLCPIASVSLGAARDFIFRHRDARGKQNHRQIEPVKLELAAGSLLLMNPPTNTFWYHSLPVRKKVLLPRINLTFRHILLKSKK; this is encoded by the exons ATGGAAACATTTGTGAATAAACGATCTTGCACTGATGATGCCCCAACAAGAAGTCCAAGAAAGAAGATTAAACtgaagagagatgagaggatgaagcaggaggaggatgCTGAGGAAGATGAGGATGCAGTTTCAGCAGAGTTCTCTAATCCTGTTCCCTGGCAAAAAATAGAGGCAGAGGGGCTGGACTGTGACTACGCTTTGCTCTTCTCCAAGAAGGAAGCAGACTGCCTTTTTAAACTGCTGGAAGAGGAAGTGGTGTACGCAACAG GAGAAGAAGCGAAGGTCCAGGTGTTTGGAAAGGTGTACAATATACCGAGGAAGCAGGCATCATATGGAGATGAAGGTCTAAACTACACTTATTCTGGGGTGACACGTTTAGCCTGCCCGTGGACTCCAACCTTGGAATACATTCGGGATGctgtcataaaaacaacaggacAGACATTCAACTTTGTCTTGATCAACAG GTACAAAGATGGGCAGGATCACATGGGTGAGCATCGTGATGACGAGAAGGAGCTGGACCCCCTCTGTCCCATCGCCTCCGTTTCTCTCGGGGCGGCACGAGACTTCATCTTCCGGCACAGGGATGCTCGGGGGAAACAGAACCACCGACAGATTGAACCTGTGAAGCTGGAGCTCGCTGCTGGAAGCCTGCTCCTCATGAACCCACCGACCAACACTTTCTGGTATCACAGCCTTCCTGTTCGCAAGAAGGTCCTCCTGCCTCGCATCAACCTCACCTTCAGACACATCCTACTGAAGAGCAAGAAATGA
- the pxmp2 gene encoding peroxisomal membrane protein 2 — protein sequence MPVASLPVRDAPFHFRLLQQYLLLLKKYPILTKSVTSGILSALGNLLSQIVEARKKARNGGLASEIDAAGAARYAIYGLIITGPVSHYFYQLMEVWMPSTDPYCIVKRLLLDRLFFAPGFLLLFYFVMNILEAKGWEDFEKKMRRSYWTALKMNWKVWTPFQFININFVPVQFRVLFANMIALFWYAYLASVRK from the exons ATGCCTGTTGCGAGTTTACCAGTTCGTGACGCGCCTTTTCATTTCCGGTTACTGCAGCAGTATCTGCTTCTCCTGAAGAAATATCCAATTCTTACCAAGTCTGTAACGAG TGGCATCCTCTCGGCTTTAGGAAATCTTCTGTCTCAGATTGTGGAGGCAAGAAAAAAGGCCAGAAATGGAGGCTTGGCCAGTGAGATTGATGCAGCTGGAGCGGCACGCTATGCCATTTATGG GTTAATAATTACAGGACCGGTGAGCCATTACTTTTACCAGCTGATGGAGGTGTGGATGCCCAGCACAGACCCATACTGTATAGTCAAACGTCTGCTATTGGATCGGCTTTTTTTTGCCCCTGgctttctgctgcttttctacTTTGTTATGAACATCCTGGAG GCTAAAGGGTGGGAAGACTTTGAAAAGAAGATGAGAAGAAGTTACTGGACTGCTTTGAAGATGAACTGGAAAGTTTGGACTCCCTTCCAGTTCATCAATATCAACTTTGTGCCTGTTCAG tTCCGTGTGCTGTTTGCCAACATGATCGCCTTATTCTGGTACGCCTACCTTGCATCGGTGAGGAAATGA
- the unga gene encoding uracil DNA glycosylase a has product MIGQKTINSFFSPVSKKRISADLNETENDAKDSKKPKSSAAEPELSRPSSAPLSPEQLDRIARNKKAALEKLASAQTPTGFGESWRRGLSAEFGKTYFKQLMSFVSGERESHTVYPPEEHVFTWTQMCDVKDVKVVILGQDPYHGPKQAHGLCFSVKRPVPPPPSLENMYKELVSDIEGFQHPGHGDLTGWAKQGVLLLNAVLTVRAHQANSHKDKGWETFTDAVVQWLSNSREGLVFMLWGSYAQKKGAAIDRKRHHVLQAVHPSPLSAHRGFFGCRHFSKANELLKKSGKSPVNWKAL; this is encoded by the exons ATGATTGGACAGAAAACTATTAACTCGTTTTTTTCGCCTGTCTCGAAAAAGAGGATTTCTGCGGATTTAAATGAAACGGAGAATGATGCCAAAGACTCG AAGAAGCCGAAGTCCTCGGCGGCGGAGCCAGAGCTGTCCAGGCCGTCTTCCGCTCCTCTGTCCCCGGAGCAGCTGGACAGGATCGCCCGTAACAAGAAAGCCGCGCTTGAGAAACTCGCTTCCGCTCAGACGCCTACTGGGTTCGGggagagctggaggagaggaCTGTCCGCTGAGTTTGGAAAGACGTATTTCAAACAG CTGATGAGTTTTGTTTCTGGCGAGAGGGAAAGCCACACAGTGTACCCACCTGAAGAACATGTCTTCACATGGACACAGATGTGTGACGTCAAAGAT GTCAAAGTGGTGATTCTTGGCCAGGATCCGTATCACGGTCCTAAGCAAGCACATGGATTGTGCTTCAGTGTTAAAAGACCAGTACCTCCTCCACCAAG TTTGGAGAACATGTACAAAGAACTGGTCTCGGACATCGAAGGTTTTCAGCACCCTGGACACGGAGACCTAACCGGATGGGCCAAACAAG GTGTGTTATTGCTCAACGCTGTGCTGACGGTCCGAGCGCACCAGGCCAACTCCCACAAAGACAAAGGCTGGGAGACCTTCACTGACGCTGTGGTGCAATGGCTCAGCAACAGCCGCGAAGGCCTCGTCTTCATGCTGTGGGGATCATATGCTCAGAAGAAAGGAGCTGCAATTGATAGG AAACGCCACCACGTCCTGCAGGCTGTGCATCCTTCTCCCTTGTCTGCTCATCGTGGGTTCTTTGGGTGCAGGCATTTCTCAAAGGCCAATGAGCTGCTGAAGAAATCTGGAAAGTCTCCTGTGAACTGGAAGGCACTTTAA
- the usp30 gene encoding ubiquitin carboxyl-terminal hydrolase 30 isoform X2: MIKNWGVIGGIAAAIAAGVYVLWGPITERKKRKRGMVPGLLNLGNTCFLNSLLQGLAACPSFIRWLEKFSGSPPIQSCKDNQLSNTLLQLLKALSSDEPGEDDVLDAGCLLDVLRLYRWHISSFEEQDAHELFHVLTSSLEEERDRQPKVTHLFDMQSLESLPDQDEKTMTCRSRAPLHPIPSPWKFQHPFHGRLTSNMSCKRCEQQSPVRYDSFESLSLSIPLPQWGRPISLDQCLQHFISSETIKEVECENCTKLHQGTTANGQVLESQRTTFVKQLKLGKLPQCLCIHLQRLTWSSEGTPIKRQEHVQFTEYLSMDRYKHNASTQRSQRIKCAPKPLKAEKSDDAMEKHTANGTDSEHHNNNKPFSNGSCSSVFLRSPGLNPQLGLTYDSSAEYLFQLTAVLVHHGDMHSGHFVTYRRSPPSPRSSSPISSQWLWVSDDSVRKASLHEVLSSNAYMLFYERVRRLNLTLRSEE; encoded by the exons ATGATAAAAAACTGGGGTGTCATTGGTGGGATAGCTGCTGCCATTGCAGCAGGAGTATATGTTTTGTGGGGCCCgattacagaaagaaagaagagaaaaagag GTATGGTTCCTGGTCTGTTGAACCTGGGCAACACCTGCTTCCTGAACTCTTTGCTTCAGGGCTTGGCAGCATGTCCGTCCTTCATCAGGTGGCTGGAGAAGTTTTCAGGTTCACCTCCGATCCAGTCATGTAAAGACAACCAGCTGTCCAACACACTGCTTCAGCTTCTCAAAG CTCTGTCCAGTGATGAGCCGGGGGAGGATGATGTACTGGATGCTGGATGCCTGCTAGATGTTCTCAGACTCTACCGGTGGCACATCAGTTCGTTTGAAGAGCAG GATGCCCATGAACTTTTTCATGTCCTTACATCCTCTctagaggaagagagggatCGACAACCCAAAGTCACACACCTGTTTGACATGCAGTCGCTCGAG AGTCTACCTGATCAAGATGAGAAAACTATGACTTGCAGAAGTCGAG CTCCTCTTCATCCAATACCGAGTCCATGGAAGTTTCAGCATCCTTTTCACGGTCGTTTAACGAGCAACATGTCATGCAAGCGCTGTGAGCAACAA AGTCCAGTACGGTATGATTCCTTTGAGAGCCTTTCACTGTCCATCCCTTTACCTCAGTGG GGTCGACCAATTTCTCTAGATCAGTGTCTACAACATTTCATCTCCTCAGAAACCATCAAAGAAGTGGAGTGTGAAAACTGCACTAAg CTTCATCAAGGGACCACAGCCAATGGGCAGGTTCTGGAAAGCCAGAGGACAACATTTGTTAAACAGCTTAAACTGGGAAAG CTCCCCCAGTGTCTCTGCATCCATTTACAAAGACTGACATGGTCCAGTGAAGGAACCCCCATCAAAAGACAGGAGCATGTGCAGTTTACAGAGTATCTATCAATGGACCGTTACAAACACAACGCTTCCACCCAGAGGAGTCAACGGATCAAATGTGCTCCAAAGCCCCTAAAAGCAGAAAAATCAGACGACGCCATGGAAAAGCACACTGCTAATGGCACCG attcagaacatcataacaacaacaagccTTTTTCCAATGGGAGCTgttcatctgtctttctccgCTCCCCTGGTCTGAACCCACAGCTCGGCCTCACATATGACAG CTCCGCAGAGTACCTTTTCCAGCTCACGGCTGTGCTGGTTCACCATGGTGACATGCACTCAGGACATTTCGTAACATACCGACGCAGCCCTCCCTCACCTCGCAGTTCTTCACCCATCAGCTCCCAGTGGCTTTGGGTGTCTGACGATTCGGTACGCAAAGCTAGCCTGCACGAGGTGCTGTCTTCCAACGCTTACATGCTCTTCTACGAAAGAGTCCGAAGACTGAACCTCACTCTGCGGTCAGAGGAGTAA